In Gasterosteus aculeatus chromosome 15, fGasAcu3.hap1.1, whole genome shotgun sequence, a single genomic region encodes these proteins:
- the sfxn5a gene encoding sideroflexin-5a isoform X2, translating into MSEYARFKHGKPRFDQNTFFGRLRHFLDVIDPSTLFVTEKRLQESLELLDCFKQGTLPPGATDAQLWQAQKIKQAIIHPDTGEKIPMPFRMSGFIPFGTPVVVGLLLPHQTLASTIFWQCLNQSHNACVNYCNRNASKPAPVSKFLEGYLGAVTSAVSIAVGLNVLVRRARRLGPTTRLLVQRFIPFPAVAAANVCNVVLMRHSELSEGISVLDDSGNVAGTSKVAARHALLETALTRAVLPVPILILPPIIMSVLERLPLLQRRPRLVLPVHSLVCLAAFALALPLAISLFPQMSQIGVNRLEPEIAAATDCKVVTYNKGL; encoded by the exons ATGTCTGAATATGCGAGATTCAAACACGGCAAGCCTCGTTTCGACCag AACACCTTCTTTGGTCGGCTCAGGCACTTCCTGGATGTGATTGACCCCAGCACCCTCTTTGTGACAGAG aaacgGCTGCAGGAGTCTTTGGAGCTGCTCGACTGCTTCAAACAGGGAACTCTTCCACCGGGAGCGACAGATGCTCAG CTTTGGCAAGCTCAGAAAATAAAGCAG GCCATCATCCACCCCGACACGGGGGAGAAGATCCCCATGCCCTTCCGCATGTCAG gtttTATCCCATTTGGCACACCAGTG GTTGTTGGCCTCCTCCTGCCACATCAAACGTTGGCGTCAACTATCTTCTGGCAG TGCTTAAACCAGAGCCACAACGCTTGTGTGAACTACTGCAACCGTAACGCCTCCAAG CCGGCTCCAGTTTCCAAGTTCCTTGAAGGATACCTCGGCGCGGTGACCAGCGCTGTCTCCATCGCT gTGGGGTTGAACGTGTTGGTCCGGAGAGCCCGTCGCTTAGGCCCAACTACCAGGCTTTTGGTGCAGAGGTTCATCCCCTTCCCAGCAGTGG CGGCCGCCAACGTCTGCAACGTGGTGCTCATGAGGCACTCGGAGCTGTCGGAGGGCATCAGCGTGCTCGACGACAGCGGGAACGTCGCGGGAACGTCGAAAGTAGCCGCCAGGCAT GCGCTCCTGGAGACGGCCCTGACCCGAGCGGTCCTACCCGTGCCGATCCTGATCCTCCCGCCCATCATCATGTCTGTGCTGGAAAG gcttcctctcctgcagcgaAGGCCGAGACTCGTCCTGCCCGTCCACAGCCTGGTGTGCCTCGCCGCCTTCGCCCTGGCCCTGCCGCTCGCCATCAGCCTCTTCCCACAGATGTCCCAG ATCGGTGTGAATCGGCTGGAGCCGGAGATCGCCGCGGCGACAGATTGCAAGGTGGTGACGTACAATAAAGGCCTGTGA
- the sfxn5a gene encoding sideroflexin-5a isoform X1, whose translation MSEYARFKHGKPRFDQNTFFGRLRHFLDVIDPSTLFVTEKRLQESLELLDCFKQGTLPPGATDAQLWQAQKIKQAIIHPDTGEKIPMPFRMSGFIPFGTPVVVGLLLPHQTLASTIFWQCLNQSHNACVNYCNRNASKPAPVSKFLEGYLGAVTSAVSIAVGLNVLVRRARRLGPTTRLLVQRFIPFPAVAAANVCNVVLMRHSELSEGISVLDDSGNVAGTSKVAARHALLETALTRAVLPVPILILPPIIMSVLERFVSGDGGSFSPVRLQASSPAAKAETRPARPQPGVPRRLRPGPAARHQPLPTDVPDRCESAGAGDRRGDRLQGGDVQ comes from the exons ATGTCTGAATATGCGAGATTCAAACACGGCAAGCCTCGTTTCGACCag AACACCTTCTTTGGTCGGCTCAGGCACTTCCTGGATGTGATTGACCCCAGCACCCTCTTTGTGACAGAG aaacgGCTGCAGGAGTCTTTGGAGCTGCTCGACTGCTTCAAACAGGGAACTCTTCCACCGGGAGCGACAGATGCTCAG CTTTGGCAAGCTCAGAAAATAAAGCAG GCCATCATCCACCCCGACACGGGGGAGAAGATCCCCATGCCCTTCCGCATGTCAG gtttTATCCCATTTGGCACACCAGTG GTTGTTGGCCTCCTCCTGCCACATCAAACGTTGGCGTCAACTATCTTCTGGCAG TGCTTAAACCAGAGCCACAACGCTTGTGTGAACTACTGCAACCGTAACGCCTCCAAG CCGGCTCCAGTTTCCAAGTTCCTTGAAGGATACCTCGGCGCGGTGACCAGCGCTGTCTCCATCGCT gTGGGGTTGAACGTGTTGGTCCGGAGAGCCCGTCGCTTAGGCCCAACTACCAGGCTTTTGGTGCAGAGGTTCATCCCCTTCCCAGCAGTGG CGGCCGCCAACGTCTGCAACGTGGTGCTCATGAGGCACTCGGAGCTGTCGGAGGGCATCAGCGTGCTCGACGACAGCGGGAACGTCGCGGGAACGTCGAAAGTAGCCGCCAGGCAT GCGCTCCTGGAGACGGCCCTGACCCGAGCGGTCCTACCCGTGCCGATCCTGATCCTCCCGCCCATCATCATGTCTGTGCTGGAAAG ATTCGTTTCAGGTGATGGCGGTTCTTTCTCCCCCGTGCGCCTCCaggcttcctctcctgcagcgaAGGCCGAGACTCGTCCTGCCCGTCCACAGCCTGGTGTGCCTCGCCGCCTTCGCCCTGGCCCTGCCGCTCGCCATCAGCCTCTTCCCACAGATGTCCCAG ATCGGTGTGAATCGGCTGGAGCCGGAGATCGCCGCGGCGACAGATTGCAAGGTGGTGACGTACAATAA
- the sfxn5a gene encoding sideroflexin-5a isoform X3, whose translation MASLLQAIIHPDTGEKIPMPFRMSGFIPFGTPVVVGLLLPHQTLASTIFWQCLNQSHNACVNYCNRNASKPAPVSKFLEGYLGAVTSAVSIAVGLNVLVRRARRLGPTTRLLVQRFIPFPAVAAANVCNVVLMRHSELSEGISVLDDSGNVAGTSKVAARHALLETALTRAVLPVPILILPPIIMSVLERFVSGDGGSFSPVRLQASSPAAKAETRPARPQPGVPRRLRPGPAARHQPLPTDVPDRCESAGAGDRRGDRLQGGDVQ comes from the exons ATGGCCTCGCTGTTACAGGCCATCATCCACCCCGACACGGGGGAGAAGATCCCCATGCCCTTCCGCATGTCAG gtttTATCCCATTTGGCACACCAGTG GTTGTTGGCCTCCTCCTGCCACATCAAACGTTGGCGTCAACTATCTTCTGGCAG TGCTTAAACCAGAGCCACAACGCTTGTGTGAACTACTGCAACCGTAACGCCTCCAAG CCGGCTCCAGTTTCCAAGTTCCTTGAAGGATACCTCGGCGCGGTGACCAGCGCTGTCTCCATCGCT gTGGGGTTGAACGTGTTGGTCCGGAGAGCCCGTCGCTTAGGCCCAACTACCAGGCTTTTGGTGCAGAGGTTCATCCCCTTCCCAGCAGTGG CGGCCGCCAACGTCTGCAACGTGGTGCTCATGAGGCACTCGGAGCTGTCGGAGGGCATCAGCGTGCTCGACGACAGCGGGAACGTCGCGGGAACGTCGAAAGTAGCCGCCAGGCAT GCGCTCCTGGAGACGGCCCTGACCCGAGCGGTCCTACCCGTGCCGATCCTGATCCTCCCGCCCATCATCATGTCTGTGCTGGAAAG ATTCGTTTCAGGTGATGGCGGTTCTTTCTCCCCCGTGCGCCTCCaggcttcctctcctgcagcgaAGGCCGAGACTCGTCCTGCCCGTCCACAGCCTGGTGTGCCTCGCCGCCTTCGCCCTGGCCCTGCCGCTCGCCATCAGCCTCTTCCCACAGATGTCCCAG ATCGGTGTGAATCGGCTGGAGCCGGAGATCGCCGCGGCGACAGATTGCAAGGTGGTGACGTACAATAA
- the rab11fip5a gene encoding uncharacterized protein rab11fip5a isoform X2, whose protein sequence is MSSLTVEEDQKWFPTHVQVTVLRGRGVRGKGKHGTSDVYTIIQLGREKYSTCVAEKTTEPEWREECSFELQPGVLETGCPAGSNELVLVAMHRAPMGLDVFLGQAVIQLDKVFHQSRCVRNEWYKLNSKTGKKEKERGDIQVTVQFTRNNLTASMYDLVMKDKGASTFGKLKERIKGKKRCGEEDSAPAALPSGYGSLVRMRQRLPSDGGGEEDYEDDEGGEARRSKMRTFFLRGKLRKSSDTRSSTSLGSESSESSSRGGSLSPTAGISVVVSDLSNSPSNSSNLTADNSPDHTKSSSLICEFGDDDDGEITIAVPRPAANGRLPRGVRPTDPGKPAAPSGLAPLQRSLPLSVSLQNLRPSTDLLKSPAGDGRRWSFDKPCEEEKAAIAAALEQSGPMLGDEEEEEEEEEEGGQFAPPGSAASSRVESGKKPRSDMFTQRQDESQQAGEQKHKGWFGSKDSHGKPSARPPIAKVFPQTRADPPAEAAAAAMDEAGERPFEGGKPASVKLPGAPARAGEVDPDSEWDECFDAFAAGRLQSPEDPTAGKTQRSDALNADDGASLPATEANANEALRRRPSTGSAPDAQRAVFQVTGTYHSDTFAQFLETIPEHESFDSDNVPLSNSPDAWLQANQANSATNDLNHTNAHRAPSGPPFVELSSSSPDPGSSGIGSSEAEEEFVSCPSSFSDKFCASSSEEAEVRLVDSDILRFERSSDPSVVRPSESEDDTNDRSADLSAADVGQRTVIQHGESSESSPAPQTPPLAPQQHEINGAPPSPNLSGAERLPELQPKSKEPSQFTAELDGSAQDFFDTFAPVSDTAGVMTFTTPEGTLAHPSLRIITSSPEASLRSPNPFGFVGDLLNASNMASGPGRDLGGASLAARASDQSGSSVFLQSFSASTDSQDYQTCASHQTSKCSSGPELNETPRSANSTLCGELSDTHATSTAAALGLDGSTDAYMPRGEGFAGWDRSAEDVAATLEPCFGMAEAFGSPPASCNLETLAEGGDGSRRVVSGDASPKRREAPSAPLNRSHSEGELTPAFDGLLRLPSFGSDPGATQEAPPPAQPGPRLPSLTSFAPCLTPQSSSSPVARFSLPPPADAAARPPPPPPRPVHEEPPTRQQHAANQENSPHPVKPLSAAPPAEERRTEGRSVLEKLKSSIHPGRSSEQEADRKKPVTEGAGSYYHLNHRELVAMLVEREAELERQKAEFERQKLALAKREVELRKLKPQVKDLEDYIDTLLVRIMEQKPTLLQVRSKLK, encoded by the exons atgtCCTCGCTAACCGTAGAGGAGGACCAGAAATGGTTCCCCACGCACGTGCAGGTGACGGTGCTGCGGGGCAGGGGCGTGCGGGGCAAGGGCAAGCACGGCACCAGCGACGTGTACACCATCATCCAGCTGGGGAGGGAGAAGTACTCCACCTGCGTGGCGGAGAAGACCACCGAGCCGGAGTGGAGGGAGGAGTGCTCCTTCGAGCTGCAGCCCGGCGTGCTGGAGACCGGCTGCCCGGCCGGAAGCAACGAGCTGGTCCTCGTCGCGATGCACCGGGCGCCGATGGGGCTGGACGTGTTCCTGGGACAGGCGGTGATCCAGCTGGACAAGGTCTTCCACCAGAGTAGATGCGTGAGAAACGA GTGGTACAAACTCAACTCCAAGAcggggaagaaggagaaggagcgagGAGACATCCAGGTCACGGTGCAGTTCACCCGCAACAACCTGACGGCCAGCATGTACGACCTCGTCATGAAGGACAAGGGCGCCTCCACCTTCGGCAAGCTGAAGGAGCGCATCAAGGGCAAGAAGAGGTGCGGCGAGGAGGACTCGGCGCCGGCCGCCCTGCCGAGCGGCTACGGCTCCCTCGTGCGGATGCGGCAGCGGTTGCCGAGCGAcggcggcggggaggaggactaCGAGGACGACGAGGGGGGCGAGGCCCGGCGGAGCAAGATGAGGACCTTCTTCCTGAGGGGGAAGCTGAGGAAGTCGTCGGACACTCGCTCCAGCACGTCGCTGGGCTCGGAGAGCAGCGAGTCGTCGTCGCGCGGCGGCAGCCTGAGCCCCACGGCCGGCATCAGCGTGGTGGTCTCCGACCTCTCCAACTCgcccagcaacagcagcaacctgACGGCGGACAACAGCCCAG ATCACACCAAGTCGTCCTCTCTCATATGCGAGTtcggcgacgacgacgacggggAGATCACCATCGCGGTGCCCCGGCCCGCCGCCAACGGACGCCTCCCTCGCGGCGTCCGGCCCACGGACCCGGGGAAACCCGCGGCCCCTTCGGGCCTGGCGCCGCTGCAgaggtctctgccgctctccgtGTCTCTGCAGAACCTGCGGCCTTCCACGGACCTCCTCAAGAGCCCCGCGGGCGACGGGCGCCGCTGGTCTTTCGACAAGCCCTGCGAAGAGGAGAAGGCGGCCATAGCGGCGGCCCTGGAGCAGAGCGGGCCCATGctaggagacgaggaggaggaggaggaggaggaggaggagggggggcagtttgCTCCGCCCGGATCGGCCGCCTCCTCCAGGGTGGAGTCGGGGAAGAAGCCGAGGAGCGACATGTTTACCCAGCGACAGGATGAGTCCCAACAGGCAGGCGAGCAGAAACACAAGGGCTGGTTTGGATCAAAGGACTCGCACGGCAAACCCag CGCCCGGCCCCCCATAGCGAAAGTCTTTCCGCAGACGCGCGCCGACCCGCCCGcggaggccgccgccgccgcgatgGACGAAGCCGGGGAACGACCCTTTGAAGGGGGGAAGCCGGCGAGCGTGAAGCTGCCCGGCGCCCCTGCGCGTGCCGGGGAGGTGGACCCGGACTCTGAGTGGGACGAATGCTTCGACGCCTTCGCGGCCGGCCGGCTGCAGTCTCCTGAGGATCCGACCGCCGGCAAAACGCAGCGGAGCGATGCTCTGAACGCCGACGACGGCGCATCACTACCCGCAACGGAGGCAAACGCCAACGAAGCACTACGCCGCCGACCTTCCACGGGGTCGGCGCCCGATGCACAAAGAGCCGTGTTCCAGGTGACCGGCACGTATCATTCTGACACGTTTGCACAATTCCTCGAGACGATCCCGGAGCACGAGAGCTTTGACAGCGACAACGTCCCGCTAAGTAACTCACCAGATGCTTGGCTCCAAGCTAATCAAGCTAACAGTGCTACTAACGATCTAAACCACACTAATGCGCATCGGgccccctccggccccccgtTTGTAGagctcagcagcagctccccggATCCCGGTTCTTCTGGTATCGGCAGTTCAGAAGCAGAAGAGGAATTCGTCTCCTGCCCGTCGTCGTTTTCAGACAAATTCTGTGCGTCCTCCTCCGAGGAAGCCGAGGTACGACTCGTTGACAGCGACATCCTCCGCTTTGAGCGATCCTCTGACCCGTCGGTCGTAAGGCCCTCGGAATCGGAGGACGACACAAACGACCGGTCCGCCGATCTGTCCGCAGCCGACGTGGGTCAGCGCACTGTCATTCAGCACGGCGAGTCCTCTGAATCGTCACCGGCACCGCAGACCCCACCGCTTGCGCCTCAGCAGCACGAGATCAACGGCGCTCCTCCGTCACCAAACCTCTCCGGCGCCGAGCGGCTTCCGGAGCTGCAGCCGAAGTCCAAAGAACCTTCACAGTTCACCGCTGAATTAGACGGATCTGCTCAGGATTTCTTCGATACCTTTGCACCGGTCAGCGACACCGCGGGCGTGATGACGTTCACGACTCCAGAGGGTACGCTGGCACACCCCTCGCTGCGTATCATAACCTCCTCGCCTGAGGCCAGCCTGCGCTCCCCGAACCCATTCGGCTTTGTGGGCGATCTCCTCAACGCCAGTAACATGGCGAGCGGCCCCGGCCGAGACTTGGGCGGCGCCTCGCTGGCCGCGCGGGCGTCGGATCAGAGCGGCAGCAGCGTGTTTCTGCAAAGCTTCTCTGCCAGCACGGACTCGCAGGACTACCAAACCTGCGCGTCTCACCAGACCTCAAAGTGCTCCAGCGGCCCGGAGCTGAACGAGACGCCGCGCTCGGCCAACTCGACGCTCTGTGGCGAGCTGAGCGACACGCACGCGACCTCGACGGCCGCCGCTTTGGGCCTAGACGGTTCCACCGATGCGTACATGCCGCGTGGCGAAGGATTCGCCGGATGGGATCGATCCGCGGAGGATGTGGCGGCGACTCTCGAGCCATGTTTCGGGATGGCGGAGGCCTTCGGTTCCCCCCCGGCGAGCTGTAACCTGGAGACGCTCGCCGAGGGAGGCGACGGAAGTCGGCGCGTCGTCTCAGGCGACGCGTCGCCGAAGCGCCGCGAGGCACCGAGCGCTCCGCTGAACCGCTCGCATTCTGAAGGCGAACTCACACCCGCCTTTGACGGACTCCTCCGGCTTCCGTCCTTCGGGAGCGACCCCGGCGCGACACAGGAGGCCCCGCCCCCAGCTCAGCCcggcccccgcctcccctcgctGACCTCCTTTGCTCCCTGTCTAACTCCTCAAAGCAGTAGCTCCCCTGTCGCGCgcttttccctccctcctcccgccgACGCCGCGgcgaggccgccgccgccgccgccaaggcCAGTACACGAGGAGCCGCCGACTCGGCAGCAGCACGCAGCCAATCAGGAGAACAG CCCCCACCCGGTGAAGCCCCTGAGCGCCGCCCCGCCGGCCGAGGAGAGGCGGACCGAAGGCCGGTCGGTGCTGGAGAAGCTGAAGTCCAGCATCCACCCGGGGAGGAGCAGCGAGCAGGAGGCGGACAGGAAGAAG CCCGTGACGGAGGGAGCGGGCTCGTACTACCACCTCAACCACCGGGAGCTGGTCGCCATGCTGGTGGAgcgggaggcggagctggagcggCAGAAGGCGGAGTTCGAGCGCCAGAAGCTGGCGCTGGCCAAGCGGGAGGTGGAGCTGAGGAAGCTGAAGCCGCAGGTCAAAGACCTGGAGGACTACATCGACACGCTGCTGGTGCGCATCATGGAGCAGAAGCCCACCCTCCTGCAAGTGCGCTCCAAGTTAAAgtga
- the rab11fip5a gene encoding uncharacterized protein rab11fip5a isoform X1 has translation MSSLTVEEDQKWFPTHVQVTVLRGRGVRGKGKHGTSDVYTIIQLGREKYSTCVAEKTTEPEWREECSFELQPGVLETGCPAGSNELVLVAMHRAPMGLDVFLGQAVIQLDKVFHQSRCVRNEWYKLNSKTGKKEKERGDIQVTVQFTRNNLTASMYDLVMKDKGASTFGKLKERIKGKKRCGEEDSAPAALPSGYGSLVRMRQRLPSDGGGEEDYEDDEGGEARRSKMRTFFLRGKLRKSSDTRSSTSLGSESSESSSRGGSLSPTAGISVVVSDLSNSPSNSSNLTADNSPDHTKSSSLICEFGDDDDGEITIAVPRPAANGRLPRGVRPTDPGKPAAPSGLAPLQRSLPLSVSLQNLRPSTDLLKSPAGDGRRWSFDKPCEEEKAAIAAALEQSGPMLGDEEEEEEEEEEGGQFAPPGSAASSRVESGKKPRSDMFTQRQDESQQAGEQKHKGWFGSKDSHGKPSLVVSPKLEPSTDPRPPPSPPGAPVDPAPLVSPLHHTNPFSHSQAAAPPISPRNPFFSLLQHNPFYGATLTAQPLKPPLPPLPHLSSARPPIAKVFPQTRADPPAEAAAAAMDEAGERPFEGGKPASVKLPGAPARAGEVDPDSEWDECFDAFAAGRLQSPEDPTAGKTQRSDALNADDGASLPATEANANEALRRRPSTGSAPDAQRAVFQVTGTYHSDTFAQFLETIPEHESFDSDNVPLSNSPDAWLQANQANSATNDLNHTNAHRAPSGPPFVELSSSSPDPGSSGIGSSEAEEEFVSCPSSFSDKFCASSSEEAEVRLVDSDILRFERSSDPSVVRPSESEDDTNDRSADLSAADVGQRTVIQHGESSESSPAPQTPPLAPQQHEINGAPPSPNLSGAERLPELQPKSKEPSQFTAELDGSAQDFFDTFAPVSDTAGVMTFTTPEGTLAHPSLRIITSSPEASLRSPNPFGFVGDLLNASNMASGPGRDLGGASLAARASDQSGSSVFLQSFSASTDSQDYQTCASHQTSKCSSGPELNETPRSANSTLCGELSDTHATSTAAALGLDGSTDAYMPRGEGFAGWDRSAEDVAATLEPCFGMAEAFGSPPASCNLETLAEGGDGSRRVVSGDASPKRREAPSAPLNRSHSEGELTPAFDGLLRLPSFGSDPGATQEAPPPAQPGPRLPSLTSFAPCLTPQSSSSPVARFSLPPPADAAARPPPPPPRPVHEEPPTRQQHAANQENSPHPVKPLSAAPPAEERRTEGRSVLEKLKSSIHPGRSSEQEADRKKPVTEGAGSYYHLNHRELVAMLVEREAELERQKAEFERQKLALAKREVELRKLKPQVKDLEDYIDTLLVRIMEQKPTLLQVRSKLK, from the exons atgtCCTCGCTAACCGTAGAGGAGGACCAGAAATGGTTCCCCACGCACGTGCAGGTGACGGTGCTGCGGGGCAGGGGCGTGCGGGGCAAGGGCAAGCACGGCACCAGCGACGTGTACACCATCATCCAGCTGGGGAGGGAGAAGTACTCCACCTGCGTGGCGGAGAAGACCACCGAGCCGGAGTGGAGGGAGGAGTGCTCCTTCGAGCTGCAGCCCGGCGTGCTGGAGACCGGCTGCCCGGCCGGAAGCAACGAGCTGGTCCTCGTCGCGATGCACCGGGCGCCGATGGGGCTGGACGTGTTCCTGGGACAGGCGGTGATCCAGCTGGACAAGGTCTTCCACCAGAGTAGATGCGTGAGAAACGA GTGGTACAAACTCAACTCCAAGAcggggaagaaggagaaggagcgagGAGACATCCAGGTCACGGTGCAGTTCACCCGCAACAACCTGACGGCCAGCATGTACGACCTCGTCATGAAGGACAAGGGCGCCTCCACCTTCGGCAAGCTGAAGGAGCGCATCAAGGGCAAGAAGAGGTGCGGCGAGGAGGACTCGGCGCCGGCCGCCCTGCCGAGCGGCTACGGCTCCCTCGTGCGGATGCGGCAGCGGTTGCCGAGCGAcggcggcggggaggaggactaCGAGGACGACGAGGGGGGCGAGGCCCGGCGGAGCAAGATGAGGACCTTCTTCCTGAGGGGGAAGCTGAGGAAGTCGTCGGACACTCGCTCCAGCACGTCGCTGGGCTCGGAGAGCAGCGAGTCGTCGTCGCGCGGCGGCAGCCTGAGCCCCACGGCCGGCATCAGCGTGGTGGTCTCCGACCTCTCCAACTCgcccagcaacagcagcaacctgACGGCGGACAACAGCCCAG ATCACACCAAGTCGTCCTCTCTCATATGCGAGTtcggcgacgacgacgacggggAGATCACCATCGCGGTGCCCCGGCCCGCCGCCAACGGACGCCTCCCTCGCGGCGTCCGGCCCACGGACCCGGGGAAACCCGCGGCCCCTTCGGGCCTGGCGCCGCTGCAgaggtctctgccgctctccgtGTCTCTGCAGAACCTGCGGCCTTCCACGGACCTCCTCAAGAGCCCCGCGGGCGACGGGCGCCGCTGGTCTTTCGACAAGCCCTGCGAAGAGGAGAAGGCGGCCATAGCGGCGGCCCTGGAGCAGAGCGGGCCCATGctaggagacgaggaggaggaggaggaggaggaggaggagggggggcagtttgCTCCGCCCGGATCGGCCGCCTCCTCCAGGGTGGAGTCGGGGAAGAAGCCGAGGAGCGACATGTTTACCCAGCGACAGGATGAGTCCCAACAGGCAGGCGAGCAGAAACACAAGGGCTGGTTTGGATCAAAGGACTCGCACGGCAAACCCag CCTGGTGGTGTCACCTAAACTAGAGCCCAGCACTGACCCCCGCCCACCACCCAGCCCCCCGGGTGCCCCCGTAGACCCCGCCCCTCTGGTTTCCCCCCTCCATCACACTAACCCTTTCTCCCACTCACAGGCCGCAGCGCCTCCCATATCGCCCCGCAaccccttcttctctctcctccagcacaACCCTTTCTATGGCGCCACGCTAACCGCTCAGCCCCTAAAGCCTCCGCTGCCTCCTCTGCCCCATCTCTCCAGCGCCCGGCCCCCCATAGCGAAAGTCTTTCCGCAGACGCGCGCCGACCCGCCCGcggaggccgccgccgccgcgatgGACGAAGCCGGGGAACGACCCTTTGAAGGGGGGAAGCCGGCGAGCGTGAAGCTGCCCGGCGCCCCTGCGCGTGCCGGGGAGGTGGACCCGGACTCTGAGTGGGACGAATGCTTCGACGCCTTCGCGGCCGGCCGGCTGCAGTCTCCTGAGGATCCGACCGCCGGCAAAACGCAGCGGAGCGATGCTCTGAACGCCGACGACGGCGCATCACTACCCGCAACGGAGGCAAACGCCAACGAAGCACTACGCCGCCGACCTTCCACGGGGTCGGCGCCCGATGCACAAAGAGCCGTGTTCCAGGTGACCGGCACGTATCATTCTGACACGTTTGCACAATTCCTCGAGACGATCCCGGAGCACGAGAGCTTTGACAGCGACAACGTCCCGCTAAGTAACTCACCAGATGCTTGGCTCCAAGCTAATCAAGCTAACAGTGCTACTAACGATCTAAACCACACTAATGCGCATCGGgccccctccggccccccgtTTGTAGagctcagcagcagctccccggATCCCGGTTCTTCTGGTATCGGCAGTTCAGAAGCAGAAGAGGAATTCGTCTCCTGCCCGTCGTCGTTTTCAGACAAATTCTGTGCGTCCTCCTCCGAGGAAGCCGAGGTACGACTCGTTGACAGCGACATCCTCCGCTTTGAGCGATCCTCTGACCCGTCGGTCGTAAGGCCCTCGGAATCGGAGGACGACACAAACGACCGGTCCGCCGATCTGTCCGCAGCCGACGTGGGTCAGCGCACTGTCATTCAGCACGGCGAGTCCTCTGAATCGTCACCGGCACCGCAGACCCCACCGCTTGCGCCTCAGCAGCACGAGATCAACGGCGCTCCTCCGTCACCAAACCTCTCCGGCGCCGAGCGGCTTCCGGAGCTGCAGCCGAAGTCCAAAGAACCTTCACAGTTCACCGCTGAATTAGACGGATCTGCTCAGGATTTCTTCGATACCTTTGCACCGGTCAGCGACACCGCGGGCGTGATGACGTTCACGACTCCAGAGGGTACGCTGGCACACCCCTCGCTGCGTATCATAACCTCCTCGCCTGAGGCCAGCCTGCGCTCCCCGAACCCATTCGGCTTTGTGGGCGATCTCCTCAACGCCAGTAACATGGCGAGCGGCCCCGGCCGAGACTTGGGCGGCGCCTCGCTGGCCGCGCGGGCGTCGGATCAGAGCGGCAGCAGCGTGTTTCTGCAAAGCTTCTCTGCCAGCACGGACTCGCAGGACTACCAAACCTGCGCGTCTCACCAGACCTCAAAGTGCTCCAGCGGCCCGGAGCTGAACGAGACGCCGCGCTCGGCCAACTCGACGCTCTGTGGCGAGCTGAGCGACACGCACGCGACCTCGACGGCCGCCGCTTTGGGCCTAGACGGTTCCACCGATGCGTACATGCCGCGTGGCGAAGGATTCGCCGGATGGGATCGATCCGCGGAGGATGTGGCGGCGACTCTCGAGCCATGTTTCGGGATGGCGGAGGCCTTCGGTTCCCCCCCGGCGAGCTGTAACCTGGAGACGCTCGCCGAGGGAGGCGACGGAAGTCGGCGCGTCGTCTCAGGCGACGCGTCGCCGAAGCGCCGCGAGGCACCGAGCGCTCCGCTGAACCGCTCGCATTCTGAAGGCGAACTCACACCCGCCTTTGACGGACTCCTCCGGCTTCCGTCCTTCGGGAGCGACCCCGGCGCGACACAGGAGGCCCCGCCCCCAGCTCAGCCcggcccccgcctcccctcgctGACCTCCTTTGCTCCCTGTCTAACTCCTCAAAGCAGTAGCTCCCCTGTCGCGCgcttttccctccctcctcccgccgACGCCGCGgcgaggccgccgccgccgccgccaaggcCAGTACACGAGGAGCCGCCGACTCGGCAGCAGCACGCAGCCAATCAGGAGAACAG CCCCCACCCGGTGAAGCCCCTGAGCGCCGCCCCGCCGGCCGAGGAGAGGCGGACCGAAGGCCGGTCGGTGCTGGAGAAGCTGAAGTCCAGCATCCACCCGGGGAGGAGCAGCGAGCAGGAGGCGGACAGGAAGAAG CCCGTGACGGAGGGAGCGGGCTCGTACTACCACCTCAACCACCGGGAGCTGGTCGCCATGCTGGTGGAgcgggaggcggagctggagcggCAGAAGGCGGAGTTCGAGCGCCAGAAGCTGGCGCTGGCCAAGCGGGAGGTGGAGCTGAGGAAGCTGAAGCCGCAGGTCAAAGACCTGGAGGACTACATCGACACGCTGCTGGTGCGCATCATGGAGCAGAAGCCCACCCTCCTGCAAGTGCGCTCCAAGTTAAAgtga